DNA sequence from the Colletotrichum higginsianum IMI 349063 chromosome 10, whole genome shotgun sequence genome:
CCACCGTTCTTCTCATTAaattcttttttttttctttttttttctacAACAAAAAGTCAAGGAAAGAAAGCCCCCAAGATGGCACCCTCTTTAGAAGAAGACCCGGACTCGGTCCAGGACGTCCTCGCCAACCCGCTGAAACAGAAACCCTCCCTCGTCGCGCCAGAACCGGAACACTGCCCCGGCCCGGAatccgcggcggcgggcacggCCGACTCTTGCGCCGGCTGCCCAAACAAGGAGATCtgcgccgcgacggcgaccaaGGGTCCGGACCCGGACATCCCCATCATCGCGTCGCGCCTCGCCTCCGTCGCGCACAAGATCCTCGTGCTCTCGGGGAAGGGCGGCGTTGGTAAGTCGACCTTCACGACGCTCCTCGCACACGCCTTCGCGACGAACCCGGACAgcaccgtcggcgtcatGGACACGGACATCTGCGGGCCCTCGATCCCCAAGATGCTGGGCGTCGAGTCCGAGACGGTCCACGTCTCGGGCGCCGGCTGGTCCCCCGTCTGGgtcctcgacaacctcggcgtCATGTCGATCCAGTTCATGCTCCCCgaccgcgacgccgccgtcatctgGCGCGGCGCCAAGAAGAACGGCCTCATCAAGCAGTTCCTCAAGGACGTCGAGTGGGGCCCCCTcgacttcctcctcgtcgacacgCCCCCCGGCACCAGCGACGAGCACCTCAGCGTCAACACCTTCCTCCGAGAcagcggcatcgacggcgccgtcgtcgtcacgaCGCCTCAGGAGGTCTCGCTGCTCGACGTCCGCAAGGAGATTGACTTTTGCCGCAAGGCCGGCATCCGCGTGCTGGGGCTCGCCGAGAACATGGCCGGCTTCGTGTGCCCCAAGTGCACGAACCAGAGCGAGATCTtccgggcgacgacgggcggcggccgggcgctggccgaggagatggGGGTGCCGTTCCTGGGCAGCGTGCCGCTGGATCCGCGCATCGGCATGGCGTGCGACTACGGCGAGAGCTTCTTCGACAGTTTCCCGGATAGTCCCGCGTGTCTGGCGTTCAAGGAGGTTGTGAGGAACGTAAGCAAAGAGATAGGGCTGAACGAGAAGGACGTCCTGCCCGAGTAGATATGGGGGGTGGAGAGGTTGTGTGAGAGGCACGCCACTCCTCTGCTTTTATTTCCCTTCCTTTTTAACGAGTTGACGTCTTTCGCAAAATAAGGAAACCAAAAATGATATCCCCTTCCACTCGGCATGGCTTCGTTCCACAGTTGAGAAGCATTTATATTATGTACGGGATCGCCGCGAGCCGACGTCCCGTTTCTTTTTCACGGGCGACCAACCTGTGGCCCCCCTCTCGACTGTGCCTACATTGATCtctgtatgtatgtatgtatgtatgtatgtgtcTGTGCATGCTCGGTACATGCTGTCAGCCCCGTCTCCCTCACGCAGAGCCCAACTTCTGCGGTATCTCCTccaggtcctcggcgtcctggatGTCGATCACGCGACCGACCTCGCTCGTATTCCGCATCAGCTCCTTGGCGCCGGCGTACAACATCCGTATCTCGTTATTGCAGGTGATGGGGAGGTAGTAAATCAGGACGTAGGGCACCGACAGGCGGCCGGAGGGCTGTCAGAGACCTCTTGGTCAGCTGGCTACTATTACCTACTAACTCTCGGGGTTGTTttttattcttcttcttcggcagGACGTACCAGTGTAAGCGGGTAGCTCAGCAGCACGAAGCGCGGGCTGTGGTCTGGCAGGTCATCGCTGATCTCGTCGAGGGACTTGTACAcgaccttgtcgtcgtcttggcgGATCTCGTGCGTGTTCTTATCGATGTAGTCTATAGGATGGGGGGGAAGGCGCATCAACAACGTCAGCTATCAGTGGATCGCAtggtttgtgtgtgtgtgtgtgcgcgcgcgcgtgcgCACAAGATGGCAACGAGGACGGGCCGAGGGAAACGGACGTACAGATGACGGC
Encoded proteins:
- a CDS encoding Cytosolic Fe-S cluster assembly factor NBP35, with protein sequence MAPSLEEDPDSVQDVLANPLKQKPSLVAPEPEHCPGPESAAAGTADSCAGCPNKEICAATATKGPDPDIPIIASRLASVAHKILVLSGKGGVGKSTFTTLLAHAFATNPDSTVGVMDTDICGPSIPKMLGVESETVHVSGAGWSPVWVLDNLGVMSIQFMLPDRDAAVIWRGAKKNGLIKQFLKDVEWGPLDFLLVDTPPGTSDEHLSVNTFLRDSGIDGAVVVTTPQEVSLLDVRKEIDFCRKAGIRVLGLAENMAGFVCPKCTNQSEIFRATTGGGRALAEEMGVPFLGSVPLDPRIGMACDYGESFFDSFPDSPACLAFKEVVRNVSKEIGLNEKDVLPE
- a CDS encoding GMF family protein, with amino-acid sequence MVRPRFFVLPSAAPSPIRPNHHGLTFQASESRLYTFSQETKDHLRKFRLGTSRSNEPQAVIYYIDKNTHEIRQDDDKVVYKSLDEISDDLPDHSPRFVLLSYPLTLPSGRLSVPYVLIYYLPITCNNEIRMLYAGAKELMRNTSEVGRVIDIQDAEDLEEIPQKLGSA